In Bacillota bacterium, one DNA window encodes the following:
- a CDS encoding alpha-glucosidase: MAGKKNNNTDKDWWKKAVFYQIYPRSFMDSNGDGIGDIPGIISKLDYLNDGTPDSLGIDAIWFSPFFRSPDHDYGYDISDYYDIDPRYGTLEDFDRLVDECHKRNIRVMLDLVVNHTSNEHPWFLESSSSRDNPKRDWYIWCDGRGPDNKPPNNWRNNFFGSAWEWDEHTEQYYLHSFLKEQPDLNWYNPEVKEAIFDVVRFWLDRGADGYRLDVAHHYCKDVLLRDNPPFYFRERVPDKLSWTDRRLEYNLFYLLSLPEFQINRYNKHHPETHYILKEFRRILDSYPGRTSVGEIENEDPRVTASYYGENDELHMNFYFDLMFCRWRADSFRRAIDRWEEILQGDKWPAYTFNNHDQARALSKYDTANRGDKRARLMALALLTFRGTPFLYYGEEIGMKNATLSRHELRDPVGLKWYPVFPGRDGARTPMQWEDRYGGGFTTAMPWLPIGPELDTRNVSVQENDPHSMLSFYKKMIWLRKDWPSLQTGSYRSLTRGVPHNCYMYLRELGQERLIVALNFSDINQKIMLTKEDREFDILITTDSTRMEKTTGNELKLSPLEGCIIKI, translated from the coding sequence ATGGCAGGAAAGAAGAACAACAACACCGACAAAGATTGGTGGAAGAAGGCGGTATTTTATCAGATTTACCCAAGAAGTTTCATGGACAGTAACGGTGATGGAATCGGCGACATACCGGGTATTATCTCCAAGCTCGATTATCTCAACGACGGCACGCCCGATTCACTGGGCATAGATGCCATCTGGTTTAGCCCCTTTTTTAGAAGTCCGGACCACGATTACGGCTACGATATCTCCGATTACTATGACATCGATCCGCGCTATGGAACACTTGAGGATTTTGACCGGCTGGTTGACGAGTGTCATAAGCGCAATATCAGGGTGATGCTTGATCTTGTTGTAAACCATACTTCAAACGAACATCCGTGGTTTCTGGAGTCCAGTTCCTCGCGGGATAACCCCAAGCGTGATTGGTATATCTGGTGTGATGGGCGGGGTCCTGACAACAAGCCCCCCAATAACTGGAGGAATAATTTCTTTGGCTCGGCTTGGGAATGGGATGAGCATACTGAACAGTACTATCTGCATTCTTTCCTGAAAGAACAGCCCGACCTGAACTGGTACAATCCCGAGGTGAAGGAAGCGATCTTCGACGTGGTACGTTTCTGGCTCGACAGGGGTGCGGATGGCTACCGTCTCGATGTGGCCCATCATTATTGCAAGGATGTGCTGCTGCGCGACAATCCCCCTTTTTATTTCAGGGAGAGAGTGCCTGACAAGTTGTCCTGGACTGACCGCCGACTGGAATACAACCTGTTTTACCTTCTGAGCTTGCCGGAGTTTCAGATCAACAGGTACAACAAGCATCATCCCGAGACTCATTACATCCTCAAAGAATTCCGCCGTATCCTGGACAGTTATCCGGGGAGGACCAGCGTGGGGGAGATCGAAAATGAAGACCCGAGGGTGACGGCTTCTTATTATGGTGAAAATGATGAACTGCACATGAATTTTTATTTCGATCTGATGTTCTGTCGCTGGCGTGCAGATTCTTTCCGCCGGGCCATCGACCGATGGGAAGAAATCTTGCAAGGCGACAAGTGGCCGGCCTATACCTTCAACAACCATGATCAGGCCCGCGCATTGAGCAAATACGACACAGCCAATCGGGGGGATAAACGTGCCCGTCTCATGGCCCTGGCATTGCTGACGTTCAGGGGGACGCCGTTTCTTTATTACGGTGAAGAAATCGGGATGAAGAATGCGACGCTTTCCAGGCATGAACTCCGGGATCCGGTGGGTTTGAAATGGTATCCGGTTTTCCCGGGACGCGATGGGGCCAGAACCCCGATGCAATGGGAAGACAGATATGGCGGTGGCTTTACCACCGCTATGCCCTGGTTGCCCATCGGCCCCGAACTGGATACACGAAATGTAAGTGTACAGGAAAACGATCCGCATTCGATGCTTTCTTTTTACAAAAAGATGATCTGGTTGCGCAAGGATTGGCCTTCATTGCAGACAGGAAGTTATCGGAGTCTGACCAGGGGTGTGCCCCACAACTGTTACATGTACCTGAGAGAGCTCGGTCAGGAGAGATTGATCGTTGCTCTGAATTTCTCTGATATAAATCAGAAAATCATGTTGACCAAAGAGGACAGGGAATTTGACATCCTCATAACTACCGATTCGACGCGCATGGAGAAAACAACGGGGAACGAGTTGAAACTGAGCCCCCTGGAGGGGTGTATAATAAAAATATAA
- a CDS encoding M23 family metallopeptidase produces the protein MKKKSRFIYRGISILLIMIMIYYGGAALKLWEPITLQSHEAGSEKFSEEKKWLAGREKLYRKAAAEANQGLTGIAAAHQLDWGLLAAIDFLLITTEKFNRDSFIREFDVFESAMYPHFNIHELAHALRPVLLEEEPYQVVETVYILKEEYRGKGGKMPEDGIGNDLPGNPEDLVNLGHYDAKTTETNVVFPLKVDTYMGTFTYRYTEKDYSHVAGYDDEGRVAKMIHIRGPVLTDSNYEEDWSRFKKAIVEHAGLVEELVSTGVKARDFVTPEDKRKILEIAQELTYGFNFFDMIGHYGHAWPVLEGGRKVSSVFGWRPDPFGGGRREFHTGLDIAPMVKGRPGDILVASASGKIRARGGYGSPRGFYLEIDDKNGLRHRYFHLDGRKPFHQRALTGNIKVGEIIGFMGTSGRSTNVHLHFDVSYDGQVPAILKNVKWIDDDERKGLNRKYIHERYFICPCILLKHVAPDIENSCNSPNPKVTGMSRREMP, from the coding sequence TTGAAAAAAAAGAGTCGCTTCATATACCGGGGCATTTCCATACTTCTGATCATGATCATGATCTATTATGGGGGGGCGGCCTTGAAACTGTGGGAACCGATAACACTCCAATCCCATGAAGCAGGCAGCGAAAAATTTTCCGAAGAAAAAAAATGGTTGGCCGGACGTGAAAAATTGTATCGCAAAGCCGCGGCCGAAGCCAACCAGGGACTGACAGGTATCGCTGCTGCCCATCAACTGGATTGGGGGTTGCTTGCTGCCATAGATTTTTTGCTCATCACCACCGAAAAATTCAACAGGGATAGCTTCATACGCGAATTCGATGTTTTTGAATCTGCAATGTATCCTCACTTCAATATACATGAACTTGCCCATGCTCTCCGGCCCGTGCTTCTTGAAGAGGAGCCATATCAAGTGGTAGAAACCGTGTATATCTTGAAAGAAGAATACAGGGGGAAGGGTGGCAAAATGCCGGAAGATGGCATCGGCAATGACCTTCCCGGAAACCCGGAAGACCTGGTCAATCTCGGCCATTACGATGCAAAGACCACGGAAACAAACGTTGTCTTTCCCTTGAAAGTCGATACCTATATGGGAACTTTCACCTATCGCTACACGGAAAAAGATTATTCCCATGTTGCAGGCTACGACGATGAGGGAAGGGTTGCGAAAATGATTCACATCAGAGGGCCGGTACTCACGGACAGCAATTACGAGGAGGATTGGAGTCGTTTCAAGAAAGCCATCGTCGAGCACGCCGGGCTGGTAGAAGAACTGGTCTCGACCGGGGTCAAAGCCAGGGATTTTGTTACGCCTGAAGATAAGAGAAAGATCCTGGAAATTGCCCAGGAACTGACCTACGGTTTCAATTTTTTTGACATGATCGGCCACTACGGTCATGCCTGGCCAGTCCTGGAAGGCGGACGAAAAGTGAGTTCAGTCTTTGGTTGGCGGCCGGATCCTTTTGGCGGTGGGCGCCGTGAATTCCATACGGGCCTGGATATTGCTCCCATGGTCAAGGGGAGGCCGGGGGATATCCTCGTGGCATCGGCCTCCGGAAAGATTCGTGCCCGGGGGGGGTACGGTTCACCCCGTGGTTTTTATCTGGAGATTGACGACAAGAACGGGTTACGACACCGCTATTTTCATCTCGATGGAAGAAAACCTTTTCATCAACGTGCCCTTACCGGAAATATCAAGGTGGGGGAAATCATAGGTTTTATGGGCACGAGCGGCAGATCCACGAATGTACACCTTCACTTTGATGTCAGTTATGACGGGCAGGTTCCGGCCATCCTGAAAAATGTTAAATGGATCGATGATGATGAACGCAAGGGCTTGAACCGCAAATATATCCATGAAAGATATTTTATCTGCCCCTGTATATTGCTCAAGCATGTTGCCCCCGACATTGAAAACAGCTGCAATTCCCCCAACCCGAAGGTTACAGGTATGTCCAGAAGGGAAATGCCTTGA